The nucleotide window GGCAAGTATTGCCAAAGCCATGGCCTCATTGAAGTCCGGGATCTGAGCACCGACCCAGACCTGCAGGATCTGCTTGATGCCGCGCACCAGCGTGAACAGGCTCTCGTCCGTGGTGATCAGCGTCGGCCAGAGATACTGGTTCCAGCCAAAGACGAACATGATGATGAAGATTGCCGCAATCATCGTCTTGGACAGCGGCACTAGGATATCCTTGAAGAATTTCCAGGGGCCGGCGCCGTCAATGCGGGCTGCCTCCAACAATTCGTCCGGAACAGACATGAAGAACTGGCGGAAGAAGAATGTGCCGGTCGCAGAAGCAATCAGCGGAACAATCAATCCACTATAGGTGTTCACCATGCCAAGCGACTGGACAATCTCGTAAGACGGCAGGATGCGCACTTCCAGAGGCAGCAGCAGTGTTGCAAAGATCACCCAGAAGCAGAGTGTTGCCATCGGAAAGCGGAAATAGACGATGGCATAGGCTGCAAGCATCGAGATGATGATCTTGCCGATGGCAAAACCGAAGCCGAGGATCATCGAGTTCTTAAGCATGACGAAGCCGTCGACTTCCTTGGTAAAGCCACCAGCCTCAAAAAGTACCTTTTCGTAGTTTTCCAGAAACTTGCCACCCGGCAGGAACTGGACACCTTCCTTGTAGACCGTGATTGCATCGTGGGTGCTGGTCAAGAAGGTCAGCGCAACGGGCGTGACCATGAAAAACACACCGGCCAGCAGGATCAGGTGATCTGAGATCTGAAGTTTGTTCATTGCCGCCCCCTTTTACGTGTAGTGCACGCGCCGCTCGATCAGGCGGAACTGAATGACTGTCAGAACGAATACCATCGCCATCAACAGAACCGATTGCGCCGACGAGCCGCCAAGGTCATTGCCGCGGAAGCCGTCGAGATAGACCTTGTAGACCAGGGTCACCGGGTTGTTGCCTGGCTCGTTCTTCACGATGACATCGATGATGCCGAACGTGTCGAAGAAAGCGTAGGTGATGTTGATGATGAGAAGGAAGAAGCCTGTCGGCGCCAGAAGCGGGAACGTGACCGTCCAGAAGCGGCGCATGCCGGAGCGGCAGTCAATGCTGGCCGCCTCCTGCACCGACTTTGAAATGCCCTGAAGCCCTGACAGGAAGAAGATGAAGTTGACCGGTATCTGTTTCCAGACAGCCGTCACGATCATTGCAAAGCTGGTGTCGAAATAGTCCACACCGATCTGCATCCTCCAGCCGAACAGCGCGAAAAAGTCGACGATTGGCCCGACGTGCTGATCGAACAGCAGAACACCGATCAGACCGGCAACCGGAGGAGCCACCGCATAGACCCACATCAGCAGGGTCTTGTAGCTGGATGCACCCCGCAGAACCTTGTCAGCCTTGACGGCCAGCAGAAGAGCGATGCCAAGAGACAGGAATGTAACGAAGAACGTGAATACGCCGGTAAAACGCGCGACACGACCGTAGTCGGTCGAGGTCAGCGTATCGCTGAAATTGTCGAGCCCCACGAACGTTGAGCCGAAGCCAAAGGGATCTTCCAGATAAAACGATGACTGCACCGCTTCGGCCGCCGGCCAGAGAAAGAAGATCGTCACGATGGCCAGCTGCGGCATCAGCAGCATGTAGGGCAGCCACGGGGACTGGAATTGAACTTTTTTCATATGAGTTTTTCTTGACCCCCGGGAATGGGTAAAGCGGGTCACCAGATAAACCGGCAGACCCGCTTGACGTTCATGGAAATGGGGGCGCTTCGGAGCGCCCCCATTTGGGGTAGGTCAACCTGAACTTAGTTGCCGGTGGTCTTGGAGAAACGCTCAAGAAGCTTGTTGCCATCTGCTTCGATGGTCTTGAAAGCATCTTCAACGGAGGTATCGCCAGACATGATCTTACCGTACTCGCGGTTCATGACGTCGCGGATCTGAACGTAGAAGCCCATGCGGTAGCCCTTGGTCCAGTCGCCGCCCGGCAGGGTCAGCTGCTTGATGCCGATTTCGGCAGCAGGCGTGGTGTTGTAGTAACCGTCCGACTTGGCCAGTTCGTATGCAGCGTTGGTGATCGGCACATAACCGGTCTCTTTGTGCCACATATACTGAACTTCCGGAGACGTCAGGTACTCGTAGAAGGACGCAACGCACTTGTTTTCTTCGTCCGGCTTGCCGGCCATTGCGAAGAGAGCTGCGCCACCGATGAAGGTGCCGGTGCCAGCGCCGTCAACAGCATCCCAGTAAGGCAGGTAAGTTGCCGAGAACGGGAACTCAACGGTTTTGGAGATACCGCCGAACGACCCCGAAGAGCCGAGCCACATGGCCACTTTGCCTTCGTTGAACGGGGTCTGGTTGTCGCCCCAACCAGTGCCGTAGTAACCGAACAGACCATCGTCCAGCCAACCTTTGACAGCGCTGAAGTGATTTTTGATCGGCTCACCGAAGACCAGCTTGGTGTCCTTTGAACCGTCGTAACCGTTGTTGTTGGTTGCGAACTGCAGGTTATGGCGGGACTTGAAGTTCTCGGTGAAGATCCAAGGCAGGTGAGACTGTGCAAGCGGCACATAGCCTGCTTCTTTCAGCTTCGGTGCGATTTCCGCAAACTCTTCCCAGGTCTTCGGAGCTTCAACACCGGCCTTTTTCAGGGCGTCGACGTTGTAGTAGAGGATCGGTGTGGAG belongs to Roseibium porphyridii and includes:
- a CDS encoding ABC transporter permease subunit, whose protein sequence is MKKVQFQSPWLPYMLLMPQLAIVTIFFLWPAAEAVQSSFYLEDPFGFGSTFVGLDNFSDTLTSTDYGRVARFTGVFTFFVTFLSLGIALLLAVKADKVLRGASSYKTLLMWVYAVAPPVAGLIGVLLFDQHVGPIVDFFALFGWRMQIGVDYFDTSFAMIVTAVWKQIPVNFIFFLSGLQGISKSVQEAASIDCRSGMRRFWTVTFPLLAPTGFFLLIINITYAFFDTFGIIDVIVKNEPGNNPVTLVYKVYLDGFRGNDLGGSSAQSVLLMAMVFVLTVIQFRLIERRVHYT
- the ugpE gene encoding sn-glycerol-3-phosphate ABC transporter permease UgpE, which codes for MNKLQISDHLILLAGVFFMVTPVALTFLTSTHDAITVYKEGVQFLPGGKFLENYEKVLFEAGGFTKEVDGFVMLKNSMILGFGFAIGKIIISMLAAYAIVYFRFPMATLCFWVIFATLLLPLEVRILPSYEIVQSLGMVNTYSGLIVPLIASATGTFFFRQFFMSVPDELLEAARIDGAGPWKFFKDILVPLSKTMIAAIFIIMFVFGWNQYLWPTLITTDESLFTLVRGIKQILQVWVGAQIPDFNEAMALAILAIIPPVLVVVIFQSWFVKGLVESDK
- a CDS encoding extracellular solute-binding protein; translated protein: MAYRKTVASFVAAAALLGTSSASYAATDIAWWHAMGGRLGEVVVDISNGYNASQDACKITPVFKGTYEETLTAGIAAFRAGEQPNILQVFDAGAATIIGAKGAVIPAQDILENAGANFSIEDYIDGVRYFYADSDGKMIGMPFNSSTPILYYNVDALKKAGVEAPKTWEEFAEIAPKLKEAGYVPLAQSHLPWIFTENFKSRHNLQFATNNNGYDGSKDTKLVFGEPIKNHFSAVKGWLDDGLFGYYGTGWGDNQTPFNEGKVAMWLGSSGSFGGISKTVEFPFSATYLPYWDAVDGAGTGTFIGGAALFAMAGKPDEENKCVASFYEYLTSPEVQYMWHKETGYVPITNAAYELAKSDGYYNTTPAAEIGIKQLTLPGGDWTKGYRMGFYVQIRDVMNREYGKIMSGDTSVEDAFKTIEADGNKLLERFSKTTGN